One window of Trichomycterus rosablanca isolate fTriRos1 chromosome 2, fTriRos1.hap1, whole genome shotgun sequence genomic DNA carries:
- the LOC134334411 gene encoding uncharacterized protein LOC134334411 produces MDLDKILETVKGDVDHKLQAMCTLITSIGAERFGVTERPASRQTSRPNRRELKISHLRQELKILKRQFRAANEEERGALSELRQILRSKLITLGRAEWHRRKGKERAKKRKAFITNPFSFTKRLLGQKNSGTLKCSVEDINHHLKTTFSDPLREQDLGPCEALVKPPVPVVQFNTAEPTLKEVKDAVMAARSSSSPGPSGVPYRVYKQCPKLLVRLWKILKVIWRRKKVAAQWRAAEGVWIPKEEDASKIDQFRIISLLCVEGKIFFKIVSQRLTDFLLKNGYIDTSVQKGGVPGVPGCLEHTGVVSQLIREAKASRGDLATLWLDLTNAYGSIPHKLVETALTRHHVPVAITNLILDYYNNFQLRVTSGSSTSAWQRLEKGIITGCTISVPLFSLAMNMIVKSAEVECRGPLSKSGTRQPPIRAFMDDLTVTTTSVPGCRWLLQGLEQLISWARMSFKPAKSRFLVLKKGKVVDRFRFAIGETAIPSVTDKPVKSLGKVVNSSLRDSGALQQTKADLTAWLAAIDKSGLPGKFKTWIYQHGVLPRLLWPLLVYEVPITMVETLERTISQFLRRWMGLPRSLSSIALYGHSTMLQLPISGLSEEFMVTRSRELMMYRDSADKKVATAGIQVKTGRKWKAHEAIDRAEARLQHNILVGNTAVGRAGLGSFSKPRYDKAGRMERRQMVQDEIRVEVEENRRIKMVAMYQQGAWTRWEHAEKRKITWPELWRLEPQHLKFLILSVYDVLPSPTNLQRWGMADTAACQLCERRATLEHILSCCPKALGEGRYRWRHDQVLRALADTLSIAISNCRYQPPRKKLITFVRAGEQAQHQPGSFGGLLTTARDWELQVDLGKQLKFPEHILATALRPDVVLTSESTKQVVLVELTVPWEDRVEEANERKRAKYSELVAECRSKGWKARCEPVEVGCRGFAGQSLPRTLKLLGVKGQLCRKAIRNIIEAAEKASRWLWIRRGDPWSSRPLGHKLGADHPRLGRPSEGV; encoded by the coding sequence ATGGACTTAGACAAGATCCTGGAGACTGTGAAGGGCGATGTGGACCATAAACTCCAGGCTATGTGCACCTTGATAACATCAATCGGTGCAGAGCGGTTTGGGGTGACAGAAAGGCCCGCGAGCAGGCAAACATCGAGACCCAACCGACGTGAGCTTAAGATCAGCCATCTGAGACAAGAACTGAAGATTTTGAAACGTCAGTTCAGGGCAGCAAACGAGGAGGAGAGAGGTGCCTTGTCCGAACTCAGGCAGATCTTGAGGAGCAAGCTAATCACACTTGGGCGAGCTGAATGGCACAGGAGGAAGGGGAAGGAGAGGGCTAAGAAGCGCAAGGCATTCATCACCAACCCATTCAGCTTCACTAAGCGTCTACTGGGGCAGAAGAACAGTGGCACCCTGAAGTGTTCGGTAGAGGATATTAACCACcaccttaaaaccaccttcaGCGATCCTTTAAGGGAGCAAGATCTAGGCCCATGTGAGGCCCTGGTAAAGCCACCAGTGCCCGTGGTGCAGTTTAATACCGCAGAGCCTACCCTGAAAGAGGTCAAAGACGCAGTGATGGCTGCAAGATCAAGCTCCTCTCCAGGCCCTAGTGGGGTCCCATACAGAGTCTACAAGCAGTGTCCCAAGCTGCTTGTGCGACTCTGGAAGATCTTAAAGGTGATCTGGCGTAGGAAGAAGGTCGCCGCCCAGTGGCGGGCTGCAGAGGGAGTCTGGATCCCAAAGGAAGAGGACGCGAGTAAAATCGACCAATTCCGCATCATCTCGCTGCTCTGCGTCGAAGGGAAGATCTTCTTTAAGATAGTGTCCCAACGGCTGACTGACTTCCTCTTGAAGAACGGTTATATTGACACCTCAGTGCAGAAGGGTGGAGTCCCTGGTGTTCCAGGATGCCTAGAGCACACGGGTGTGGTCTCGCAGCTCATCCGGGAGGCAAAGGCAAGCAGAGGGGATTTGGCAACACTCTGGCTGGACCTAACGAACGCCTATGGATCCATCCCCCACAAACTCGTGGAAACAGCGTTGACAAGACATCATGTGCCAGTAGCTATCACTAACCTCATCCTGGACTATTATAACAACTTCCAGTTGAGGGTAACATCAGGATCATCAACATCTGCCTGGCAACGCCTGGAGAAGGGTATTATTACAGGCTGCACCATTTCAGTGCCACTCTTCTCCTTGGCTATGAACATGATTGTGAAATCTGCTGAGGTGGAGTGCAGAGGCCCTCTGTCAAAATCTGGAACGCGGCAGCCCCCAATAAGAGCATTTATGGACGATCTCACAGTCACCACAACCTCTGTGCCCGGTTGTAGATGGCTACTCCAGGGGCTTGAGCAGCTCATCTCGTGGGCAAGGATGAGCTTCAAGCCCGCCAAGTCCAGGTTTTTGGTCTTGAAGAAAGGCAAGGTGGTCGATCGGTTTCGCTTTGCCATAGGAGAGACAGCAATTCCATCAGTGACTGACAAACCTGTGAAGAGCCTGGGCAAGGTCGTTAACAGCTCCTTGAGGGACTCCGGTGCACTCCAGCAAACTAAggctgacctgactgcatggctTGCAGCTATAGACAAGTCGGGGCTGCCAGGGAAATTCAAAACCTGGATTTACCAACATGGAGTCCTGCCAAGACTCCTTTGGCCGTTGCTTGTCTATGAGGTGCCCATAACAATGGTGGAGACGTTGGAAAGAACCATCAGCCAGTTTCTTCGCAGGTGGATGGGGCTTCCCCGATCCCTTAGCAGCATCGCGTTGTATGGCCATTCCACAATGCTGCAGCTTCCAATCAGCGGCTTGTCAGAGGAGTTTATGGTCACACGTTCCAGGGAGCTGATGATGTACAGGGACTCCGCTGACAAAAAAGTCGCCACCGCAGGAATCCAAGTGAAAACGGGGAGGAAGTGGAAGGCCCACGAAGCCATTGACAGAGCTGAGGCACGGCTGCAGCACAACATCTTGGTGGGTAACACAGCAGTGGGTCGGGCTGGGCTTGGTAGCTTCTCTAAACCTCGCTACGATAAAGCTGGAAGAATGGAGAGACGTCAAATGGTACAGGATGAGATCCGAGTAGAAGTGGAGGAAAATCGGCGGATCAAGATGGTGGCTATGTACCAACAAGGCGCCTGGACAAGGTGGGAACACGCCGAAAAGCGGAAAATTACCTGGCCAGAGCTCTGGAGACTGGAGCCCCAGCACCTCAAGTTTCTCATCCTATCCGTGTATGACGTTCTTCCAAGCCCAACCAATTTGCAGCGCTGGGGTATGGCAGACACCGCGGCATGCCAGTTATGTGAGAGGAGAGCCACGCTAGAGCATATCCTCAGTTGCTGCCCGAAGGCCTTGGGGGAAGGGCGTTATCGCTGGCGACATGACCAGGTCCTTAGGGCTCTGGCAGATACGCTCAGCATAGCAATCTCCAACTGCAGATACCAGCCCCCCCGAAAGAAGCTCATTACCTTCGTCAGAGCTGGAGAGCAGGCACAACATCAGCCAGGTTCCTTTGGAGGGCTTCTCACCACAGCACGAGACTGGGAACTCCAAGTCGACCTGGGGAAACAGCTTAAGTTCCCAGAGCACATCTTGGCCACTGCACTCCGCCCAGACGTGGTGTTGACATCGGAGTCAACAAAGCAAGTGGTCCTGGTGGAGCTGACTGTTCCCTGGGAAGACAGAGTTGAGGAGGCCAATGAACGTAAGAGGGCCAAATACTCTGAGTTAGTGGCTGAGTGTCGGAGCAAAGGCTGGAAAGCCCGATGCGAACCAGTCGAGGTGGGGTGCAGGGGTTTTGCTGGCCAGTCTCTACCCCGCACCTTGAAGCTCCTTGGAGTTAAGGGTCAGCTGTGCAGAAAAGCCATTAGGAACATCATAGAGGCTGCGGAGAAAGCCTCAAGATGGCTATGGATCCGGAGGGGGGACCCTTGGAGTAGCAGGCCACTTGGACACAAGTTGGGGGCTGATCACCCCCGGCTGGGTCGCCCGAGCGAGGGTGTTTGA